The Naumovozyma dairenensis CBS 421 chromosome 2, complete genome genome segment tatttcatttattgttaatgatttcaaatttcgATAgtattctttatatttagCAAATTCTGAATCCTTTAATCTTGGTGATGTGGATGATGAGGAATATGATGCTTGTCGTGTCAGAGCCAATAAAGTTCTGTTATTGCATGACTGAGAGACGTTAACAATATTAttggatgatgataaaagTGAAATTGAAGCGGAGGGACCAGCCCTTGTCAACGGTTGAATCAGCAGCCTACAATTTGAGCGTAGGGACATGTTTCTGTTTTGTTGAATAGAAATAGTAGAAGGAAAGGAAATCACACGCACACAATCAGGCAAACACGCTTTCTATGAATCTTATTTACTTGGATAGTCCTTCtgttatttttctttctttcaaagagTCTTATAAGATTATACCATGTTCCTATTCATGTTCATGTTCATGCTCTATTGAATGGATTTACTGGTAAACTTTTACTTTGTAGTGTGGTGTCAGGCTGTACAACCTTATAAGGAAACGCTGACAGTAAATAGatataaaaatgatttattgCAAGACACTTGCTACAGAGAGAGAGGTTTGGGCAAAGTTATTCATGTTGAATACTTCTACAGGattgaatgaaatcatGGGTAAACTAAAAGTTGATTAGAAGCACACACTTTTTGGAGAAGTCAAAACTTGTTCTTTACGTTGTTTTTGGTATTACGCCATTAAGAATGATTTGGTTGTTCGTGACagtttaatgataattgaTATTGCTATCCTCAACCCTTAGGTATGTAATTCATCTATTTACTAGTTTGATTTATGGAtgtaatttgaaagaaaagagacCCAACGTTTTGTTCTAGGTTTGCTACCCAACATTCCAGGCATCCAATGTGTAGACTTACTTGAAAATTAAGTAATCATCAATTGCAGAGCaactacaacaacaattaacAAGAGCGATTTCTTGGACAAAATCTTCTTGGACTATAGctcaatattttattcatttctGGTCATGTCCACAATGTTtattgtaataatgatcTGTTCAATAACACTTACTTATGGGTAATTGGCTATGAGTAGAGCAGAAATACgaaacaacaagaaaaagaggTATAACAATGCAGAATAGAACGCTATTTGTCTTATTATCTGGGGTGTAGCATGGATGTTGAGAATTTACTTtgtaaaagaaattatGCAACCTGCTACTTCTTTATAATTCATGGTATAGTCCataaattagatgaaattTACGAAAGGGCCTAGCGAATCGCGAATCGCCTCTATTTCTGGAAACCCAAATAACAAGAAATTTCGGGCGTGTGGCGTAGTTGGTAGCGCGCTCCCTTAGCATGGGAGAGGTCTTGGGTTCGATTCCCAACTCGtccaattttttatatattcttttctacTTGAATAATTCCCGAGCATTATCACTTTAGATAGACAGCAGCAATCGAGATCGtattatctttttcatAGTTAATCTCGTAAATGCAAAATATATGCTACGTTAAACCGATCCATTACTTttgttaaagaaaaagaaaattgatCAGGGAGGTAGAAATTTTCTGTATAATCAGATCTGACCGAAGGTATATTTCAACTTtaaccaaataataatgtatctTATTAACTACTACGTAATATatagttttgaaaatacCATAGTAACAGTGTATTTaactattatatatttttgtcgAACATGAAAAGAATGTTGGTGAAATCAAGTTCATTCAGTCAGACTTATCAATccttcatcaatatcatcaagtTAAACCACAATTCATGGAAGCCACTTGTGACTTGTTCTTGGGGATCTATTCTTCTGTCAGGTGcaattatcatcatcgtccATACCTCAATTCATTCTCGAACCAAGGTTACGGTGAACTGTTCCCAAAGGATCTTCAACTTCCAACCatacaaaaatattctgGTTTAGATGCTgcttttatttatttaattgaagtTTTCCCTCAGTTATCGTTAGCTCAAGATATTGACTCTGCCGAACTAACTAACCCTCCAAAGTCAGTTGATTCTATGGCTAGTTGGTTTACCAAAAAATTGTTACCTGGTTCTTCACCTTCAATATGGTTTTTATTGTTGAGAGTCTGCTGTTACAATTGATAAGACAAAGACACATCAGTCTTTGTCTTATCCAGCTCTTCATAAGTTGAATGGATATCGTCAATTTGTTGACTCCATTAGGGCTTTGGCTACTTATTCTGTTTTATATAGATACCTTAATCATGGTGCTATTGCAGGTGATTCAAAGGCTGatgaaatttctttactAATGTTAGTGAACCTTGGAATTGGACCAAGAATATGTACCACAAATTGGCAACTGCTTATCAAGATTATACCAAATTCAACGTCAAGGTCTGTAAACCTGATGCTGTGTTGATCTCTGGTAAAAAATTCTCCAGATCTTACATTCAGGAATTTTATGCCAATGTTGTTGCCAGATATGATGGTTGTATTGAAGAGTTACTTTGCTGACGTCTGGTCCGTAGAAGCTATTGCTGAGTCTGTTCTTAAATTCTGGTCCCAATTCCAATCTTACTGAGAGAAGTGTTGTTCCTAAGAGTTCattgttctttttattCGACCATGCAATATTAACCCAAGTTCCTCATCTCGAATCAggtgttattattgaagcTGATGTCATCACAAAAATCGTATCTGACATGGGAGTGTGTGCTATGTGGatggtttatttttttgctACTAGTCCCTACAGATTTCCCGATGtgttgattttgaaatatgcTGGTAATAACAGAAATTTGTTCATTGACCCAAACTCTCGTTGctttatttcttatttgaaAACTAGATGTGCCAACTTAATGTGCAAGAGTTTAGATAAGAAGACCTCTGATTATTTGTtccattatatttttgtcGTTAGGGCTATTCTTAAACATTCGCTTGGTCAAGATTATGATGGCATGAAGAGGGATTTCTTCAACGAGACTGAAGGGGAACCTGCCAGTTATCTGTTGAACAATTTCTTAGCAAGATCAGCTGGTGGTGGTGATTcagaagatgattttgatcCTGTTAAATATTCCAGTAAtgttttgaattctttTGTGTTCGTTGATGGTCTGTCTCATACGTTGATGCATTATCATAAATTCCAATCGTTGTTGAAGGTGTACCCAATGTCTGTTCATAGGTCTTCGAGGTTGTCTTTTAGAGAGTTGAGACATGGAATGATCAAGCTAGTTCGTAAATATGTTAAAGTTGAAGGTGAAGATATAGATATGATGAACGTAAAAGAGAGACTAGCTGGTCATTCTGCTGCAACTGGTCAAGGTATCTACGGTAACGATGTTGAGAGTGGTGTTGGTGCAGATGCGTCGTTGGAGGAGAAATACGCTTCCTTAATCAATAGTGCCTGGCAGAATTGGTTAGGGCTTGGTTATGGCAAAGAAAGGGAAGAAGGTGGGTCTGCTGTAGCTAGGAATGCATGTGTCAAGAAATActtttcatcaaatggtTCTATCAAGGATTTGTTTGTTGCCGGTAAGAAGTTGTATGGTAAggaatttcaattcagaGAAGGTCAATTTGATGTTGCTGtggaaatttatttatcaGGCACTCAGATCATCCCTATTCAAGCTCTTCCAGGTTTTGGGAAAACTGCTCTGTTTCAGATCCCTTTGGTTGCATTATCTTATGGTGAACAAAAAACTGTTTCATTTGTGTTTGTCCCTTATGTTTGTTTGTTATCGAATATAAAGTTGAGGTTGTCTTCATGTGGTATCAACTGTGGTATTTTGAAGGATTTGTTTGTTAATGGTCCAGCTATTGAAGAGAAGAATTTGTTTTGTGATGTTTACGTTGGCACCTTTAACGATTTAGGTTCTGAGAATTTTGTCCGGTTGGTCAATAACTGgtacaatatatatcaagATTGTATTCTAGGTATGATTGTCATTGATGAGTTTCACAACTTAGAGACTGAACAATCGTACCGTGGACAATCTTTTAGATTGATTCCTGAGATTAACTTTAATCTTGCTTGGAAGGTGGTGGTGATGACAGGTACTGCTGGTGAAAAGGGTATGGTCAAACCTATGAAATTTATTGGCTATGACAAGGAGATGTGTACGTCGATGGTGTCCAATAAGAACAGAATTTTGTACTTTGACCTGGTTAAACAAATTCCTCTCAAGAATATTGTGAAGAAGTTCcaagtttttgaaagatcTACTGTGGCAGAGACTGAGGTGGAAAAGTTGGTTGATAGATTTATGGAGTATGATACTAAGTCCAAGGTGAACATTGTTTGTATACAGAAGGTGACGGTGGAGAAGCTGATTTCAGACATGAATATGACTGGGTTCGATGGGGATTTACCATCTGAGGAGAAGATTAGAAAGTCaaaaagatttattgaGGATGAGAAATGCAGAATAATGATTGGTACAAAATTGGTTTCAGAGGGTATTGATATCAAAGCAGTTAAGTTGGTGATAATGCATGATTACCTTCCATCAATTTGGGAGTATATCCAGACAGCGGGTAGGTTACGTGAAGGTGGGGTATGTCTTTCCTATTGGACCAAGAGAAGCGTTCAAACTTGTTCGGTGAAACCAGATGTTTGCATTATTAAACAGGTATCCAAATTTTATGAACTGAATTATGACGGTCATGATTTATGTTGTGGccatcatcataatattTCAGAAGCTGTTGCTAAtttgtatcattatttgaatggTGATGGTCGTCCAAGAGTTGTGGAAGTGGATGCTAGTATTGGTGATTCTGAACATGTTGGTAATGttccttcattttcttctgcTAATGAGTCTTCTATATTTGAGGATTTGCGTCCAGATATGGATCAATCTGAAAATTTTATTGCTTCTAATGATAGTAGTTTTCCAGGTTTGAGTAATGAGGTAGATATGcttgataatttggaaaagaGTACTCGTGGATTGGTGAATGAGGATAGTACGAatgatggtaataatagtgATGAGGTATTACCTGCCCCAAGAATTGTCCTTTTACCTTTTGATCATGGTCctaataaaagaagaagaataatatcCATGAAAGATGAGATTAATAATCTCTTTGGTTCTGCTAAGAatgtttttgaatttattggaaTTCCATCCAAACTTTGTTCacaatttattttttatggTTTGAACGAAAGTTGTTTGGATTTCCCCTTGTCTGTTGTTGATAATCCTTGTCCTGATTGTCTTGGTGCTAAAGATGGTGGATGTGTCTGCTGGGAACTTGGTCCTGCTAAGGTGAGAAGATTTGGGTTTGagtttattttgttgttgaagatGATCATGTcagaaaaagaatttgatGGTGTGAGGAAGCATTGCCTCGATAGGGGCCTCCATGCTGTCATGTTGAAATATGGTGGTTCGAAGTctcttttatttgataaattcaaaactaGTGCTCTAGCCAAATTTTgtgaaattattgttagCAAACCTAAGTTACCGGTGTCTGGTGAGTTGTTTAGTAATGATATGGTCATGACAAGGTGTTATAATATGATGTGGGAGGACATTCAAGGTCGGAAGTTAGATATATTGATGTTTTTCTCGGTGAAGGATTGTAGGGATCAAATGAAGGGTCTTTGGGAAGCTGATAATGGTGATGATTTGGCCTTCAAAGATATAGAAGCTGATGTTAAGAGAGCAAGTACCACAAGGTATCAGAGTTTaccatttattattaattttggTGGTAGACCTAATTATTTGGTGAGTACTTGTGGGTATGTCTTTGAAGAGTATATGATTCTTTATTCCAttgataaagattttaaGTCTAGGTCTTTGTATGATTCTCGTGACGTTCTAGGAAACCACCCAAAGTGAAGGTGCCAGCATACCAATATATTATGATGACGCTTGCTGTGTTCCATAACCGTGATTTCTTAGGTTACTTTTACAAGAAGTTTCCATCATTGCCTAGAGTCAAATGTTTTAGTCACTGGCGGAAGTTGATGACGTTGTCAGTTCAGTTTCCCAATGATCAAGGAAGAAGGCTGTATTTGATTGTAGGAGCtatgtattatttatttgttaaaGGAAATTAgtattgttttgttttatttgatGTAGTCATATAATGTGTATACATATTATCCCTCAATTTAGCCGCCCAACCCCCACGAAGAATATATAGAGATATTCGTTAATGGAGGTGTATAAGTGCAACATTGGAATATGTTGTTCCACTGTCATGCTTAGAGTGTCTTAACACATGCACTCTCAATAAGGCTATAATCAACCTCTATTCATATATGTTTGGGAGGTGGCATATACCGCATATTTCCCTGCCTGGACGAACGGTCCATTGCTTCTCCCTTCTACTGGACGAGAAAGTAATCAATCATTAAAAACAAATACTCCTGGGAGAGAAATGATCCGCCTTTATATAGGTGACCGCTGCAATATGtaacaattttttatataacgCGTCATAGGAAAAATTTGGGGAAATTCGGGAAATTTTCGCGTCATGGAATGTGGTGTCTGGGTGTGTGTGAGACTTTACGTAGTTGAAGTTATCATCAAATTAAAACACTATGTACGTACATTGTGAAATAGAATAATCAAACATTGAAGTACGTACGTTGAATTCGTTTAGTTCTCGTTGATAGTGTTAGtctttaaaatataattggTAACACCTTTCCCAAGTGTTCTTACTAGATATTTATATGAAACTGTAAATACTTGTACGCTCGATTAGGGGGAGCTAATTGAGAACAATTGAGAACATCCAACAACTTCCTCGACCCATTACATAATTCATATACACATTACCAGCCGAAACCGTAGACGTGGCTGCATTCAAAACAAActgaataataataatataatatttatatgaCATTCAACATAGCTCAAcaaaagatattcaatCAGAGCTCACAGCCGTTATGCAGCTACAAACATGTACGGTGCATAACGTAGTTCGAGTCATTATTTCGAACCTTACAACTTTATAATAGTTTAGAACTCATTGACTGCTTTCATGATAGTAATTACTCacatattaataaaataaaacatacTTCTCTGTGACTTCTTGGCGTGACGGTGCTACTTGGTTGTCTACATCATTTATcttagaaaaaaataaaaatatgggCGTGTGGCGTAGTTGGTAGCGCGCTCCCTTAGCATGGGAGAGGTCTTGGGTTCGATTCCCAACTCGTccagatttattttttttcaaccGTTATCTTTTGAAACCTTCGAGATGCAAGAAGTACGCAGTTGTCACGATTTTGTGATATATTACCTCGcgataatatataaaccgCACTCTTATTTAACAGCCGACTATAAGTCAACTTACCCTGCACCTTGATcctttataaaaaaattatagacGTCTATGATATGAAATCTTTTACGTCTGTTATGACCAGTTTGGGTGAAGTTGTGTCcttattatcttgattaCCTTGATAATGAGTTAGGAATCTGGTGTGTCTTAtctttgatatttctacttttgagaaatttgaagataacgAATGCAATATCTACTATTCTATTATCTCTGTATCCAATATAAGCTCAATAGTTAGATCTATACCGGCAGATAATTATTACCAGTATCAAAACTTATATCTTGTAGCTCTTAAAATATACGTACACTAAGCTCGATGAATAGCAGATAATTATCAATCCTATGGATGTGTATTACTGTCTATCGGTGAGTAGTATGAGTAGTATGTTTATCGATGAGTATGTCTATCGATGAGTATGTTCCTTTCGGTGATGTGATGATCCTTTCGGTGAGGATCTGATGCGATGTTATGTGATGTAATGTTATGTGATGAGATATTATGTGATGGGATATaatattctcttctttctatGATCTAGGTTCCTAGGGATCTAGttgtatattttcttttcttctcttctatAAACGAGTATCAAGATAACTTcagattcaaattttccatttcaatgtctctatatatatatatggtatTCGCTGAAACTCATCGAACCCATTCAGAAAGCGATGCcatggaaaattttcactCGTTCACTTCGTTGGTCACCTTCGAGAAACGCGCCACGGAAAAGGCCAAATAGCCTAGAACGTGACATGCCCCTCtcttaatttcaaattagtTTTCATCAAACTAATTTGACACTAAGACCCTCAGTCCCTCTCTTAAATCCATCCCAGCTTTGGTCAGACTAAGATGTCATTAAGTTATCTCGGAGTTTCCTTTACCTTAAAAACTAGCTTTGGTCAAGCTGCTTTAAGACTAAGATCTGTTCCtcgaatattatttttcattcgCGTGTCTTTTATGTTGCCCTTAATTTCTACTCCCACTGAGTTGTTCTGCATCTCCGGAAGATGTCCCTGTATTTTATGCAAAGTGCTAATTACTTCACTTGCATATAGCGTATTGATTACTGACGTCCTAAGTGTAGCATCCTAATAGTTTATCTGTAGGCTATAATCGTCATATTAAGAATGCGACCTACTATTTCTattgtttaatatattccCTCTATCATTTCCGAGTCGAATTTATTTGTCTGTTCCACTTAAGTTACCTATTTCTCATTATGTATTTTATTAACCTCCAGACACAATGCGGCTGATATGACtacttattttttttttaagaaaaattgGTATCTACCGAACTATTCGTCTTTCGTCANNNNNNNNNNNNNNNNNNNNNNNNNNNNNNNNNNNNNNNNNNNNNNNNNNNNNNNNNNNNNNNNNNNNNNNNNNNNNNNNNNNNNNNNNNNNNNNNNNNNNNNNNNNNNNNNNNNNNNNNNNNNNNNNNNNNNNNNNNNNNNNNNNNNNNNNNNNNNNNNNNNNNNNNNNNNNNNNNNNNNNNNNNNNNNNNNNNNNNNNNNNNNNNNNNNNNNNNNNNNNNNNNNNNNNNNNNNNNNNNNNNNNNNNNNNNNNNNNNNNNNNNNNNNNNNNNNNNNNNNNNNNNNNNNNNNNNNNNNNNNNNNNNNNNNNNNNNNNNNNNNNNNNNNNNNNNNNNNNNNNNNNNNNNNNNNNNNNNNNNNNNNNNNNNNNNNNNNNNNNNNNNNNNNNNNNNNNNNNNNNNNNNNNNNNNNNNNNNNNNNNNNNNNNNNNNNNNNNNNNNNNNNNNNNNNNNNNNNNNNNNNNNNNNNNNNNNNNNNNNNNNNNNNNNNNNNNNNNNNNNNNNNNNNNNNNNNNNNNNNNNNNNNNNNNNNNNNNNNNNNNNNNNNNNNNNNNNNNNNNNNNNNNNNNNNNNNNNNNNNNNNNNNNNNNNNNNNNNNNNNNNNNNNNNNNNNNNNNNNNNNNNNNNNNNNNNNNNNNNNNNNNNNNNNNNNNNNNNNNNNNNNNNNNNNNNNNNNNNNNNNNNNNNNNNNNNNNNNNNNNNNNNNNNNNNNNNNNNNNNNNNNNNNNNNNNNNNNNNNNNNNNTGATATATTACCTCGcgataatatataaaccgCACTCTTATTTAACAGCCGACTATAAGTCAACTTACCCTGCACCTTGATcctttataaaaaaattatagac includes the following:
- the NDAI0B01490 gene encoding uncharacterized protein; the encoded protein is MGVCAMWMVYFFATSPYRFPDVLILKYAGNNRNLFIDPNSRCFISYLKTRCANLMCKSLDKKTSDYLFHYIFVVRAILKHSLGQDYDGMKRDFFNETEGEPASYLLNNFLARSAGGGDSEDDFDPVKYSSNVLNSFVFVDGLSHTLMHYHKFQSLLKVYPMSVHRSSRLSFRELRHGMIKLVRKYVKVEGEDIDMMNVKERLAGHSAATGQGIYGNDVESGVGADASLEEKYASLINSAWQNWLGLGYGKEREEGGSAVARNACVKKYFSSNGSIKDLFVAGKKLYGKEFQFREGQFDVAVEIYLSGTQIIPIQALPGFGKTALFQIPLVALSYGEQKTVSFVFVPYVCLLSNIKLRLSSCGINCGILKDLFVNGPAIEEKNLFCDVYVGTFNDLGSENFVRLVNNWYNIYQDCILGMIVIDEFHNLETEQSYRGQSFRLIPEINFNLAWKVVVMTGTAGEKGMVKPMKFIGYDKEMCTSMVSNKNRILYFDLVKQIPLKNIVKKFQVFERSTVAETEVEKLVDRFMEYDTKSKVNIVCIQKVTVEKLISDMNMTGFDGDLPSEEKIRKSKRFIEDEKCRIMIGTKLVSEGIDIKAVKLVIMHDYLPSIWEYIQTAGRLREGGVCLSYWTKRSVQTCSVKPDVCIIKQVSKFYELNYDGHDLCCGHHHNISEAVANLYHYLNGDGRPRVVEVDASIGDSEHVGNVPSFSSANESSIFEDLRPDMDQSENFIASNDSSFPGLSNEVDMLDNLEKSTRGLVNEDSTNDGNNSDEVLPAPRIVLLPFDHGPNKRRRIISMKDEINNLFGSAKNVFEFIGIPSKLCSQFIFYGLNESCLDFPLSVVDNPCPDCLGAKDGGCVCWELGPAKVRRFGFEFILLLKMIMSEKEFDGVRKHCLDRGLHAVMLKYGGSKSLLFDKFKTSALAKFCEIIVSKPKLPVSGELFSNDMVMTRCYNMMWEDIQGRKLDILMFFSVKDCRDQMKGLWEADNGDDLAFKDIEADVKRASTTRYQSLPFIINFGGRPNYLVSTCGYVFEEYMILYSIDKDFKSRSLYDSRDVLGNHPK